CACGATCGCCAGCGCCCACTCCCGGCGCGTCATCGCCGGGTCTCCCGCCGGAGCCGGGGGCTCAGGTCCAGCCCGGCCCGGGCCGCCTTGTCCCGCAGCTGCTCCAGCAGCCGCTCGGCCGCGTCCTGCGGCACCCCTCCGCCTCGGCTCACGTGGTACTCCAGCACCCCGGCGGCCCACCCCAGGGCCCCCGCCATCTCCCGCGCCTGCTCGTGCCTCATCGCCCACCTCCCCCGGCCCTCTGCCGGACCTCGTCGATCGTGAGCACCCGGTTGTGGTCCCACCAGGCTTTGACCTCTTCGGGGTCGTAGAGCACCACCCCGTACTTCTTGCGGTACGGCGGCCCGATCCCCTCCATCCGCCACCGAGCCGCCGTGCTGGCCGATGGCAACAACCCCAGCTCCACGGCTTCTCGTGTGGTCAGAAGGCGCTTGCCCGCCACCCGAGCCCGCCGCTCCGCCGCCTCCACCGCCCGCTCGAACCGCTCCATCAACGCCTCGATCCGCTCCGGATCCATCCCCTACCCCTCCACCATGTGAAGCCCCTTGGGCCGAAGGCCCCGGTAGATCACCCGGCCGCCCACCGCCGACTTGACCCGGCCGAATCCGAGCGCGGTCATCGCCCGGCCGAACCTGGCCTGGCTCCAGGCCTCCTCCCCTGCCCAGGCCCGGTAGGCCGTGAACAGCTCGGTGGCCCCGCACACAGCGGCCGGGTCGCGCTCGCAGCACTCCTCCACGAACCGCGCCACCTCCGATGGCTCCGGCGCCAGGCCGTCGGGCTGGCCCAGAAGCTCCAGGCAGTCCACCCCGTGGAGCTCGCGCACCACCCGGTTGGCCCGCTGCACCGCCGCGGCCCCCTGCAGCCCCGCCGCCCGGGCAAGCGAAAGGGCCCCTCGGAACTCGCGCGCGAGCTCCGCAAGGGCCCCTTTCCGCCGCAGCCCGTCCACCTCGTACCGCCCCGTGCGCCGGATCGCCGGCAACACCTCCGACGTCACCCACTTACGGAACCGCCGCGCCGCCGGCTTGCGGGAGCGGAAGATCAGGGCGTACAGGCCGGACTCGTTGACGGCAGTGGCCACTTGCTGTCCCCCAAGGGGGTCGGTAATTCCGACCCCCTCTCGCTCGTCTTCGTCCAGCCTCGACACCGCATCCCTGTGATTTTTGATTCCAAGCGCGTCGCACACGTCCTTCGCCACGAACCACAGCTCGCAGGTTTCCCGGTCCACCACCGTGCGCACCGCCTGTTCGCCGTAGCTGAACGGAATCACCTGGCTCATCGCGCCCCTCCCCGCCGCCGTGAGGCGGCCCGCACCGTGGCCATGAGCCGCGCCAGCTCCGACTGGGCTTCCGAATACTCGCGCTCGATCTGGGCAAGCTCCCGGCGGTCCACCCGGCCGTCGTCCATCAGGGCCTCGCGCGTGACCCGGAGCACGTCCACGAACTCCTCCTGCGCGCGGATCGCCTCGGCCAGCACCGCCTCGTCGAGGCGCGCCTCGGCCTCGGGGAGCTCGCAGAACGTCACCCCGCACTCGTCCAAGAAGAACGCCAGGAACCGCCGGTCGCGCGTGGCCAGGTAGAGGGGTGCGATCAGGTCAGGGGGGAAGATCCGCTTGCCGCGGATGTAGTCGTAGAGCGTGCTGGGGGAGACATCGAGCAACGGCGCCACCTCGTCCACCCGGTAGCGCTTCTCAATGATGAAGGCCACGTACAGCAGGCTGGCGAAACCTTGCGTATTCTCCGATGGATACGTTCCCACGATGACCTCCTTCCGAATCCTGGGCCGCCGATTCGGCAGCCCACCTCCGCCTGTCGTGCTAGGCTGGTGGCACCCGGCGGGGCGCTGCCACGCCCCGCCGGCCCCGGGCCGCTACCCTCCCGCCTGCGCGGCCTGCGGGGGATCCTCGTCGGCCACGCCCAGCTCGGCCGGATCCACCCCGATCTCCCGGGCTATCCGGCGGAGCACCCTCCGGGCCGCCGGCCCGCGGCGCTCGCCCCGGATCGCCTTGGTCACGAGCGAGGGGTCCACCCCCTCCTCCCGCGCGATCCGAGACGCGGAGACCCCATGGATCATCATGTGCCCGTAGATTTCTGCTGGTTTCATGGTATAGTCCTTGATTGGGACGGTTTGACCACTACGAAGAATCGTATCCCAGTCCTACCGCGAGACAGCGTATACGATACTTCGTAGCGCGTCAAGGGGGAGGACTACGAAAATTCGGATTTTTGATGCCACGCCAAAAACGCCAAAAAATTCCGGGACTTAAAGGCAGGCTTGAACTCGTAGCGGCCGAAAAATTCGGGGGGTCCTTTGCGGAATTCGCTAGAATGGCCGGCGTGCGGTATACAACCCTGATGAGCCTGAAGGACTTGGAGCACGAACCATCATCTCTCGTGGCCCTGGGTATCGCACGAGCGGCTGGGCGGAGTGTTGCTTGGCTTCTTGGTAAGGAGGAGTGTGAACCAACACCGGCAGAGAGGCAGATCCTTTCCGTCGGCGAAGCTCCGCACCCGTATGGATATGAGCTCGACGAGAGAGAACGGCAGGTACTCAGGATCTATCGATCGCTCACGGAGGAGGGGCAGGAGC
This is a stretch of genomic DNA from Deferrisoma camini S3R1. It encodes these proteins:
- a CDS encoding BRO-N domain-containing protein — translated: MSQVIPFSYGEQAVRTVVDRETCELWFVAKDVCDALGIKNHRDAVSRLDEDEREGVGITDPLGGQQVATAVNESGLYALIFRSRKPAARRFRKWVTSEVLPAIRRTGRYEVDGLRRKGALAELAREFRGALSLARAAGLQGAAAVQRANRVVRELHGVDCLELLGQPDGLAPEPSEVARFVEECCERDPAAVCGATELFTAYRAWAGEEAWSQARFGRAMTALGFGRVKSAVGGRVIYRGLRPKGLHMVEG
- a CDS encoding helix-turn-helix transcriptional regulator — its product is MKPAEIYGHMMIHGVSASRIAREEGVDPSLVTKAIRGERRGPAARRVLRRIAREIGVDPAELGVADEDPPQAAQAGG
- a CDS encoding phage regulatory CII family protein; the encoded protein is MGTYPSENTQGFASLLYVAFIIEKRYRVDEVAPLLDVSPSTLYDYIRGKRIFPPDLIAPLYLATRDRRFLAFFLDECGVTFCELPEAEARLDEAVLAEAIRAQEEFVDVLRVTREALMDDGRVDRRELAQIEREYSEAQSELARLMATVRAASRRRGGAR